From Streptomyces yatensis, one genomic window encodes:
- a CDS encoding ABC transporter substrate-binding protein, whose product MRGNRTKASCALALVLTLAGTLTGCGGDGGGGSGGKVSLRFTWWGNPDRAARTEEAVKLFEKRHPDIDISTSFAGFDTYKAKLATQAAGGDAPDVMQLDYRQINQYATSGILLNLGEHPELRTSEIDKGLLATGVVDGKQYALPVARGTETMAYDATLWRKAGVPEPTLTWTWNDWAEAMRKLAASPATKGRVGSTDPGQSEDVFEIWLRGQGKSLYTKDARLGFTADDLTRYWEWCTKLRKEGAVSSAEQTTQMDGTVENTPLGRLKSVADFNWDAPVSGYSAIVGEGLKMAPFPVGEDGTPGQYFKPSMFFGASAKTGHPKQAAQFIDFLLNDKEAGAILGASRGIPANDAIRQGVLPKLEGFDQVISTYQKQFEGKLKDPPPAPPKGDTSLQGTFSRDYDQVSYERLSPREAAENYITEAKAELRQ is encoded by the coding sequence ATGCGCGGAAACAGGACAAAGGCGTCCTGCGCCCTGGCTCTCGTGCTCACGCTCGCAGGGACCCTCACGGGCTGCGGCGGCGATGGCGGCGGCGGCTCGGGCGGCAAGGTCAGCCTGCGGTTCACCTGGTGGGGAAACCCCGACCGGGCCGCCCGCACCGAAGAGGCTGTCAAGCTCTTCGAGAAGCGCCACCCCGACATCGACATCAGCACGTCCTTCGCGGGCTTCGACACCTACAAGGCGAAGCTGGCCACGCAGGCGGCGGGCGGCGACGCCCCCGATGTGATGCAGCTGGACTACCGGCAGATCAACCAGTACGCCACCTCCGGCATCCTGCTGAACCTCGGCGAACACCCCGAGCTGCGCACCTCGGAGATCGACAAGGGGCTGCTGGCCACCGGAGTGGTGGACGGCAAGCAGTACGCGCTCCCGGTGGCCCGCGGCACCGAGACGATGGCGTACGACGCCACCCTGTGGCGCAAGGCGGGCGTCCCCGAACCCACCTTGACCTGGACCTGGAACGACTGGGCGGAGGCGATGCGCAAGCTGGCGGCGTCCCCGGCGACGAAGGGGCGGGTCGGCTCCACCGATCCGGGCCAGAGCGAGGACGTCTTCGAGATCTGGCTGCGCGGCCAGGGCAAGTCCCTCTACACCAAGGACGCGCGGCTCGGCTTCACCGCCGACGATCTGACCCGCTACTGGGAGTGGTGCACCAAGCTCCGCAAGGAGGGCGCGGTCTCCTCCGCCGAGCAGACCACCCAGATGGACGGCACGGTGGAGAACACCCCGCTGGGCCGGCTCAAGTCGGTCGCCGACTTCAACTGGGACGCCCCCGTGAGCGGCTATTCGGCCATCGTCGGCGAGGGGCTGAAAATGGCACCGTTCCCGGTCGGCGAGGACGGCACCCCCGGGCAGTACTTCAAGCCGTCCATGTTCTTCGGCGCCTCGGCGAAGACCGGACACCCCAAGCAGGCGGCCCAGTTCATCGACTTCCTGCTCAACGACAAGGAGGCGGGCGCCATCCTCGGCGCCTCCCGCGGCATCCCGGCCAATGACGCCATCCGGCAGGGCGTGCTGCCCAAGCTGGAGGGCTTCGACCAGGTCATCTCCACCTACCAGAAGCAGTTCGAGGGCAAGCTGAAGGACCCGCCGCCCGCGCCGCCCAAGGGCGACACCTCCTTGCAGGGCACCTTCTCGCGCGACTACGACCAGGTCAGCTACGAGCGCTTGTCGCCGCGCGAGGCGGCGGAGAACTACATCACCGAGGCGAAGGCGGAGCTGAGGCAATGA
- a CDS encoding carbohydrate ABC transporter permease, translating into MTATATRPQGAAPPATGGKRAPKRERQGAAWVFLSPWVLGAAVLTLLPMAVSLYLSFTDYDMFDAPQWIGFRNYTQMFTEDPRYWRSVVTTLTYVVIAVPLQLAMALAVAIALKSVKRGKGFYRSAFYAPSLLGASMSIALVWRAIFNDGGSVDNLLSGMGIDIGGWINKPGWAILSVALLTIWQFGAPMVIFLAGLQQIPVELYEAAAVDGASWWRQFRSITIPMLSPVLFFNLVLQMIQAFQVFTPAFAVSAGKGGPADSTLVYTLYLYDRGFTASHMGYASAMAWVLLLAIGVVTAVLFRTSRAWVFYANDTNEGGR; encoded by the coding sequence ATGACCGCGACCGCGACCCGCCCCCAGGGCGCCGCGCCCCCCGCCACCGGCGGCAAGCGGGCGCCCAAGCGCGAGCGGCAGGGGGCCGCCTGGGTGTTCCTGTCCCCATGGGTGCTCGGCGCCGCCGTGCTGACCCTGCTGCCCATGGCCGTGTCCCTGTATCTGTCGTTCACCGACTACGACATGTTCGACGCGCCCCAGTGGATCGGCTTCCGCAACTACACGCAGATGTTCACCGAGGACCCCCGCTACTGGCGGTCGGTCGTCACGACCCTGACGTACGTCGTGATCGCGGTGCCGCTGCAGCTCGCCATGGCGCTCGCCGTCGCCATCGCGCTGAAGTCGGTCAAGCGCGGCAAGGGCTTCTACCGCTCGGCGTTCTACGCGCCCTCGCTGCTCGGCGCCTCGATGTCCATCGCCCTGGTCTGGCGGGCGATCTTCAACGACGGCGGCTCGGTGGACAACCTGCTCTCCGGTATGGGCATCGACATCGGCGGCTGGATCAACAAGCCGGGCTGGGCCATCCTGTCGGTCGCGCTGCTGACCATCTGGCAGTTCGGCGCCCCCATGGTGATCTTCCTGGCCGGGCTTCAGCAGATACCCGTGGAGTTGTACGAGGCCGCCGCGGTCGACGGGGCCTCCTGGTGGCGGCAGTTCCGCTCCATCACCATCCCGATGCTCTCCCCGGTGCTCTTCTTCAACCTGGTGCTCCAGATGATCCAGGCGTTCCAGGTCTTCACCCCCGCCTTCGCGGTCAGCGCGGGCAAGGGCGGACCCGCCGACTCCACGCTGGTCTACACGCTCTACCTCTACGACCGCGGCTTCACCGCCTCCCATATGGGCTACGCCTCCGCCATGGCCTGGGTGCTGCTGCTGGCCATCGGGGTCGTCACCGCGGTGCTCTTCCGCACCTCCCGGGCCTGGGTCTTCTACGCCAACGACACCAACGAGGGGGGCCGATGA
- a CDS encoding carbohydrate ABC transporter permease: MTTAPISTAPAGPAARRRPAGRIALHACLIAVLLVMLYPLAWLLATSFKPADEVIASLKLLPSHFEWSNYSTALDGVNEVSVGRLLWNSLLIACGAVLGNVISCSLAAYAFARLRFRMRGPLFAFMIATIMLPHHAILIPQYIIFNQLGMVNTYWPMILPKFLATDAFFVFLIVQFMRGLPRELEEAARIDGCGPFRSFFSVILPLTRPALITTAIFTFIWTWNDFFTQLIYLFEPEKFTLTLALRSFVDASSQSAFGPMFAMSVFALLPIVLFFLAFQRFLVEGMASSGLKG; the protein is encoded by the coding sequence ATGACCACCGCCCCGATCTCCACCGCCCCGGCCGGCCCGGCGGCGCGGCGGCGGCCCGCGGGCCGGATCGCGCTGCACGCCTGCCTGATCGCCGTGCTGCTGGTGATGCTCTATCCGCTGGCCTGGCTGCTGGCGACCTCGTTCAAGCCCGCCGACGAGGTCATCGCCAGCCTCAAGCTGCTGCCCAGCCACTTCGAATGGAGCAACTACTCCACCGCCCTGGACGGGGTGAACGAGGTCAGCGTCGGACGGCTGCTGTGGAACTCGCTGCTCATCGCCTGCGGTGCGGTGCTCGGCAACGTCATCAGCTGCTCGCTCGCCGCGTACGCCTTCGCGCGGCTGCGGTTCAGGATGCGCGGTCCGCTCTTCGCCTTCATGATTGCGACGATCATGCTGCCGCACCACGCCATCCTCATTCCGCAGTACATCATCTTCAACCAGCTCGGCATGGTGAACACCTACTGGCCGATGATCCTGCCGAAGTTCCTGGCCACCGACGCCTTCTTCGTCTTCCTCATCGTGCAGTTCATGCGCGGACTGCCGCGTGAGCTGGAGGAGGCGGCGCGGATCGACGGCTGCGGGCCCTTCCGCTCGTTCTTCAGCGTCATCCTGCCGCTGACCCGGCCCGCGCTGATCACCACCGCGATCTTCACCTTCATCTGGACCTGGAACGACTTCTTCACCCAGCTCATCTATCTCTTCGAGCCGGAGAAGTTCACCCTGACCCTGGCCCTGCGGTCCTTCGTGGACGCCTCCAGCCAGTCGGCCTTCGGCCCGATGTTCGCGATGTCGGTGTTCGCGCTGCTGCCCATCGTGCTCTTCTTCCTCGCCTTCCAGCGGTTCCTGGTCGAGGGCATGGCCAGCTCCGGACTGAAGGGGTGA